One segment of Myotis daubentonii chromosome 11, mMyoDau2.1, whole genome shotgun sequence DNA contains the following:
- the LOC132212734 gene encoding NUT family member 2G-like produces the protein MASVGASAVLGADVTLKPGASMTPFMAQPFPPPTTGPAHRSPREQHLPPLRTPSFPPGRPLVLPTLPRTPAGPGDCNIMDQVRSEGGRAQPSQTQTIVLTQPPLNGSAPGAICGGAVCPAPLFLEATAVEAIMPTSAFGGTQAGDGGWCPGLPPQAPPPAAQLAPIVPRVDPGPWPHGASREGGLAASQSKASLDDACNPKSVYEDFRRWQCFKALARGHLPQSPDAGALCCFLMPALRSLSRLRPTMTLEEGIGQAMQEWQCKSNFDRRVYSEMAEKFMEFEAEEQMRFEKFQWKKGAHTQPPAAPLRPDLRGPPASAVGRQPARTPRKAVPSAQCAHTAQPPRETESRNGVPPEAEQEDMDIMDGLPVGAPGGGWEDEIKECLQDEGLLSYLDQLCSQEDFVTQVEAVIHPQFMEQIISPDAQQDPLALAEELEQEEGLTAAQLVGKRLQEGVVQAPPSHGAPLWGSSPSESATRQDAQRRDRGPQLGVSDKACPPETDFKDQQRRGPAGAHRPRPQAFAVSAGRQEHPPLRARCPPSAPQGPGPADCALGPGEARVPREAPPVGETRGPADRPREEEEDLRSLAFLWASPGRLLPCALSLSPVPASGLACPGGRGPRGAAQSQSLQRRGLSRAAPAASKSQKKTPRPGADLGVCGRPALALGLVPSSQPRKRKCDPSDPGSGRKRHRSQDGAEGCAPHCQRPEGPRLHGAWLSPRGA, from the exons ATGGCTTCAGTAGGAG CATCTGCAGTGCTGGGAGCGGATGTGACCCTGAAGCCCGGTGCCTCCATGACTCCTTTCATGGCACAGCCCTTTCCCCCGCCCACTACTGGCCCCGCCCACCGGTCCCCTAGGGAGCAGCACCTGCCGCCCCTCAGGACCCCGTCATTCCCTCCTGGCCGccccctggtgctgcccactttGCCCAGGACACCCGCTGGGCCTGGGGATTGTAACATCATGGACCAGGTCAGGTCAGAAGGGGGACGAGCACAGCCCTCCCAGACTCAGACCATTGTCCTGACTCAGCCCCCCCTCAACGGGAGTGCTCCAGGGGCCATCTGTGGGGGTGCTGTGTGTCCTGCACCCCTCTTCTTGGAAGCCACTGCGGTGGAGGCGATTATGCCCACCTCGGCCTTTGGGGGCACCCAGGCCGGCGATGGAGGCTGGTGCCCCGGCCTTCCTCCTCAAGCTCCACCACCAGCtgcccagctggcccccatcgTCCCCCGAGTGGACCCTGGACCATGGCCACACGGGGCTTCCAGGGAGGGTGGCCTGGCCGCCTCCCAGTCCAAGGCCTCACTGGATGACGCCTGTAACCCCAAGAGTGTGTACGAGGACTTCCGTCGTTGGCAGTGCTTCAAGGCCCTGGCCCGGGGGCACCTTCCCCAGAGTCCTGATGCCGGAGCTCTTTGCTGCTTCCTCAT GCCAGCGCTCCGGTCCCTGTCCCGCCTGAGGCCCACCATGACGCTGGAGGAGGGAATAGGGCAGGCCATGCAGGAATGGCAGTGCAAGAGCAACTTTGACCGGAGGGTCTATTCTGAGATGGCAGAAAA gttcaTGGAGTTTGAGGCGGAGGAACAGATGCGGTTTGAGAAGTTCCAGTGGAAGAAGGGGGCGCACACCCAGCCCCCTGCTGCCCCACTGAGACCTGATCTTCGGGGGCCCCCAGCCTCAGCGGTGGGCAGGCAGCCAG cGCGTACTCCCAGGAAGGCTGTACCCAGCGCCCAGTGCGCCCACACAGCCCAGCCGCCCCGGGAGACCGAGTCCCGCAATGGGGTCCCCCCTGAGGCCGAGCAAGAGGACATGGacatcatggatgggctgcccgTGGGGGCGCCAGGTGGAGGATGGGAAGATGAAATAAAGGAGTGTCTGCAGGACGAGGGTCTCCTGAGCTACCTGGACCAGCTGTGCTCCCAGGAAGACTTTGTCACCCAG GTGGAGGCGGTCATTCACCCCCAATTCATGGAACAAATAATTTCCCCAGACGCACAGCAGGATCCCTTGGCGCTGGCTGAGGAGTTGGAGCAGGAAGAAGGGCTCACTGCTGCCCAG CTGGTAGGGAAGCGACTCCAGGAGGGGGTCGTGCAGGCACCCCCGAGTCAcggtgctcccctgtggggcTCAAGTCCTTCTGAGTCTGCGACCCGCCAAGATGCCCAGAGGCGTGACCGTGGCCCCCAGCTGGGGGTCAGTGACAAAGCCTGCCCACCAGAGACCGACTTCAAGGACCAGCAAAGGCGCGGCCCCGCAGGCGCCCaccggcccaggccccaggcctttGCTGTCTCTGCGGGGCGTCAGGAGCACCCACCACTCCGGGCGCGATGCCCGCCCTCGGCTCCCCAGGGCCCCGGGCCTGCTGACTGTGCACTGGGCCCCGGGGAGGCCCGCGTCCCCCGAGAGGCCCCTCCTGTGGGGGAGACTCGCGGGCCAGCGGACAGGCcccgtgaggaggaggaggacctcCGCAGCCTGGCCTTCCTCTGGGCCTCTCCCGGCCGCCTGCTGCCCTGCGCGCTCTCTCTGAGTCCTGTCCCCGCCTCGGGCCTGGCCTGCCCTGGAGGTCGGGGGCCCCGGGGCGCGGCCCAGTCCCAGTCCCTTCAGAGAAGAGGCCTCAGCCGAGCTGCACCTGCCGCGTCCAAGTCTCAGAAGAAGACCCCCCGCCCAGGGGCTGACCTCGGGGTCTGTGGGCGGCCAGCGCTGGCTCTGGGGCTGGTGCCCTCCTCACAGCCTCGCAAGAGGAAGTGTGACCCGTCTGACCCAGGGAGCGGGAGGAAGCGGCACCGCAGCCAGGATGGAGCAGAGGGGtgtgccccccactgccagcgcccCGAGGGGCCCAGACTGCATGGGGCCTGGCTGTCCCCCAGAGGAGCCTAG